A window of Prolixibacter sp. SD074 contains these coding sequences:
- a CDS encoding sulfite exporter TauE/SafE family protein: MEWVFIAIVILFASVLKGLTGFGFALLAMPFLLIFYPAKVVIPVLTLFNLLTSTQIILKIPNLKLNRYTLKIPIWGVIGTIPGVILLNFIEDRPFKIFVGAMLIIVSVAFLKGFRFKIKDPLRGSVTAGLTSGFLGGFTSISGPPLALFLTSLNVSNDDFRGKFAYFNIATATLAIIGYAFSHMLTVQTLKITAFQLPIMIFGILIGQKLSRVVSVSLFQKICILITLFSGFMTLFSVLHPIG, translated from the coding sequence ATGGAATGGGTATTCATCGCAATAGTCATACTATTTGCATCAGTACTAAAGGGTTTGACAGGTTTTGGCTTTGCCCTGCTTGCCATGCCTTTTCTGCTCATTTTTTATCCGGCCAAAGTAGTCATCCCGGTACTAACCCTGTTTAACCTGCTTACTTCCACGCAGATTATTTTGAAAATACCGAACCTGAAACTAAACCGGTACACCCTGAAGATCCCAATCTGGGGAGTTATCGGAACCATCCCTGGTGTGATATTACTGAATTTCATCGAAGATCGTCCGTTCAAAATATTTGTGGGAGCAATGCTTATTATTGTTTCCGTTGCCTTTTTAAAAGGATTTCGTTTTAAAATCAAAGATCCTTTACGCGGTTCAGTAACGGCTGGTTTGACCAGCGGATTTCTCGGAGGCTTCACGTCCATCAGTGGTCCTCCCCTTGCCCTTTTTCTCACCTCACTCAATGTTTCCAACGACGATTTTCGGGGCAAGTTCGCCTATTTCAATATTGCAACTGCTACACTGGCCATCATCGGATATGCCTTCAGTCATATGCTTACCGTTCAAACACTGAAAATAACAGCCTTTCAACTTCCCATCATGATTTTTGGGATTCTCATTGGTCAAAAGCTCAGTCGGGTTGTTTCGGTCAGCTTGTTTCAGAAAATCTGTATCTTGATTACGCTGTTTTCCGGATTCATGACCCTTTTCAGTGTACTGCATCCCATCGGTTAA
- a CDS encoding YeiH family protein — MLQRKRKVHVIHGVLFVVLFACSAFYISEFKIIRYLSFSPLIIGIVLGMLYGNTLKKHMPEEWLPGINFSSKKILRLAIILYGFKLTFQNVLDVGMSAIIIDIVIITVTLGLGILLGKLMKIDKEIALLTSTGSAICGAAAVLGMESVLNNKPYKTAIAVSTVIIFGTTAMFLYPVLYRSGILHLTSQQWGLYTGATVHEVAHVVGAGNAMSKSISGTAIIVKMIRVIFLAPVLLIFAFIVAKSKRTVGDSSKTAKITIPWFAFGFLAVIGFNSFNLLPKDLVSVINYIDTFLLTIAMTALGMETHLKQFKEAGIKPFILAFILFIWLILGGHFVVRYLSAL, encoded by the coding sequence ATGCTTCAGCGAAAAAGAAAGGTGCATGTAATTCATGGTGTTTTATTTGTGGTGTTGTTTGCTTGTTCTGCTTTTTATATATCAGAATTTAAAATAATAAGGTATCTGTCATTCAGCCCTCTTATTATAGGTATTGTATTAGGTATGTTATATGGTAATACTTTAAAAAAGCATATGCCGGAAGAGTGGTTACCGGGAATAAATTTTAGCTCGAAAAAGATTTTACGGCTGGCCATTATTTTATACGGTTTTAAATTGACTTTTCAGAATGTCCTGGATGTCGGTATGTCCGCTATCATTATTGATATTGTCATTATTACCGTGACGCTGGGACTCGGAATATTACTGGGTAAATTAATGAAGATAGACAAGGAAATTGCCTTGTTAACCAGTACTGGAAGTGCTATTTGTGGTGCAGCAGCAGTGTTGGGTATGGAGTCGGTGTTGAATAACAAACCGTATAAAACTGCTATTGCAGTATCTACTGTGATTATTTTTGGAACAACGGCTATGTTTTTGTATCCCGTGTTATATAGGAGTGGAATTTTGCATCTGACTAGCCAGCAATGGGGACTTTATACCGGTGCTACAGTGCATGAAGTTGCCCATGTGGTAGGAGCCGGGAATGCAATGAGCAAAAGCATTTCAGGAACTGCTATTATCGTAAAAATGATACGGGTTATTTTTTTAGCTCCGGTACTGTTAATATTTGCGTTTATTGTTGCAAAATCAAAACGAACTGTAGGTGACTCATCTAAAACTGCTAAAATTACCATTCCCTGGTTTGCCTTTGGATTTTTGGCTGTTATCGGATTTAATTCCTTTAATTTGCTGCCGAAAGACTTGGTTAGTGTAATTAACTATATCGACACGTTTTTGTTGACTATTGCTATGACGGCTTTAGGAATGGAAACTCATCTTAAGCAATTTAAAGAAGCAGGTATTAAACCCTTTATATTAGCGTTTATATTATTTATATGGTTAATTTTAGGAGGACATTTTGTCGTTAGATATTTATCGGCATTGTAG
- a CDS encoding LysR family transcriptional regulator: MDYRYQVFLAVANNLSFTKAAQEMYISQPAVTRHIRELENTLGLALFNRKGNRITLTAAGEIVYRYAQKTHILYDELQYELGTLKQTFSGSLRLGASSTISQYVIPEVIAAFHTRYPDIEVSLINGNSFEMEQKLQENRIDLAMVENYSSKTDLQYVDFSDDEIVVIAGHTCKFGRNANGTLAELQHIPLVVRERGSGTLEVIEQYLKSAGYPLDRLNVILHLGSTEAIKNFLPRFNGIGLVSVNAIHKEIQLNTLKIIPVKGLNIKRKFRFAYPKGPLTGNVKYFVDFTKNYNTSF, encoded by the coding sequence ATGGATTACCGCTACCAGGTTTTTCTGGCTGTCGCCAATAATTTGAGTTTTACCAAAGCAGCCCAGGAGATGTACATCAGTCAACCTGCTGTTACCCGTCACATTCGTGAACTGGAAAACACGTTGGGCCTCGCCCTCTTCAACCGAAAAGGAAACCGAATAACCTTGACAGCAGCCGGAGAAATCGTATACCGGTATGCCCAGAAAACACACATCCTTTACGATGAACTGCAATACGAACTCGGTACCCTAAAGCAAACCTTCTCCGGTTCACTGCGATTAGGAGCCAGTTCCACCATTTCGCAGTATGTAATTCCCGAAGTTATCGCGGCATTCCATACCCGCTACCCCGATATTGAGGTCAGTTTAATCAACGGCAACTCCTTTGAGATGGAGCAAAAACTGCAGGAAAACCGGATTGATTTAGCAATGGTAGAAAACTATTCCAGCAAAACCGATTTGCAGTACGTTGATTTTTCGGATGACGAAATTGTGGTCATTGCAGGCCATACTTGCAAATTTGGCCGGAATGCGAACGGCACACTCGCCGAACTTCAGCACATTCCGTTGGTAGTACGCGAAAGAGGCTCAGGAACACTGGAAGTTATTGAGCAATACCTGAAAAGTGCCGGCTATCCGCTCGACCGGCTGAATGTCATTCTTCATCTGGGAAGTACGGAAGCCATCAAAAATTTTCTTCCCCGCTTCAACGGAATCGGTCTCGTTTCTGTGAATGCCATCCATAAGGAAATTCAACTTAACACTCTGAAAATAATTCCAGTGAAGGGACTGAATATCAAACGAAAATTCCGCTTTGCCTACCCCAAAGGACCGCTAACCGGAAACGTAAAGTACTTTGTCGACTTCACGAAAAACTATAATACATCATTTTGA